The following is a genomic window from Scylla paramamosain isolate STU-SP2022 chromosome 19, ASM3559412v1, whole genome shotgun sequence.
tatatatatatatatatatatatatatatatatatatatatatatatatatatatatatatatatatatatatatatatatatatattttttttatttatttactccttTACTTCTCAGAAGGACGATCAGTCAgacccaaaataaataaaagcaggaTAAAGTCAATAGATTTTCAACTCTCCAATCAATCAAgtaagtagtattagtattagtattagtattaatagtatCTAACAcctagttaaaagaaaaaaaaaaagaaaggaaggaaagaatacgtAAACGTAGCTCCTTCTGGCTCTTTTTTTACTGATTGTCTtgatctcttctcttcctgttgtcAGTTGCTCTCACTTAAAACTAATATATTCAATTACCAACCCTCTTAATTTGTAGCATTTCACTTTTTGTCGTGTTATAATCTAATATGATAATAAAGGTTTCATTAACCATTCCAATCTTCATCATGGTCTTTTCCTACTATGacctcctttcattcccttataATTCCAGAATGCATCCAAGCTTCTCGCTGGTTAGTCCCATTTCCTCTCATATCTTGgtattttaagtgatttttttacAATGATTTTACCCTACCacaattttgttattattatcattattctaaCCTTTCACTGCTCTTTGGCGTATCTTCCCTTAACACGCTGAGACATTATTTCTAGTCTAGTCTCCAAATATTGTACTggctgcaaaatctattcttcgcatccccttctttcttataATACGTGCTAATAAAGATTTCACACATGgcctttagtgttgtgaattattGCAgtggtagtgaaagggttaacctaCCAAATCAACTACTTTGAAGATTTTATAGCGACGCCATGACCAGTATGTTGCGGCGTCTAAAGTTTTCAAATCACTCAACCAGTCTTTTCTTCTGCCGTGTAATCCGCATTTCACAGCgctcttgtttgtttctttctataTAACTCCTCCTCTCAGTCAAccgtctttcccttcccctgcaTTTCGTATTTCACAGCGcacttgtttgtttctttctataTAACTCTTCCCCTAAGTCAACCTAAGTCCCTTCCTGTGTAATTCGCATTTCACAGCAtacttgtttgtttctttctataTAAGTCCTCTCAGTTAACCCGTCTTTCCCTTCCCGTGCATTTCGCATTTCACAGCGCACttgtttgtttctatataaCTCTTCCCCTAAGTCAACTAGTCTTTTCCCTTCCCGTGTAATTCGCATTTCACAGCGCAcctgtttgtttttatatacgtaactcttctctcacttcaccAGGCAGTAGTTTCGGTGCGGGCcagcaggtggaggagaagcCAAGACCAAGGAAAGATTCTGGTTACTCCTTCACTATTGACAACttggagaaggagatgaaaaactTACTGGATATGGTATGTACTTGTATGTATCCTGTGTGTTGTATCTATGTATGTTGTGACGGTGTTATATTGACTCTCTAGCCTCTCgttctctcaccatgactatgtTCAAAGGCCACgtagatgattagccgggttctcacgagtgtttctcttgttgataatgtagaaatgttgttaatttgtcactagaaccataaacaCACTCTTAAAAAGACGTGTAGCTTCAGTGGAactttttgaaagtagtgaagtgCGActcagaagtgttttagaataccgtgctctctctctctctctctctctctctctctctctctctctctctctctctctctctctctctctctctctctctcgtatttatcttttattggtaacgatttcatatatttttgtttatttcttctggGTATTCTTTTAAACTCGTTATCTATGTGTGTTCTTGTctaattaattttgttatttactattggtttatttttatttatttcagtcaGCGTATTTTTATATATTAGTATTGGCTTATTTCAATTACTTatgaatttcttttatttaattcgtGTGTATTTATTACTTTGTCTATTATTTAATGTTTCCTGTTgacattttatatttctttggCAAGAGTCGtgtttttattaaagttttccCTTTAAGTACATTTTCTGTCACTTTCTCGGTTCTCAGCAAGAGTGCGACTCAAAGCAACGTGTTTTATATGAGTATTAACTAACTTATTTACTAACTATTCCATAATTTGGTTCTTGCAGCTGTCTCCTTGTTTGCTAATGACTGTATCTTTCAATTTACATTCatgccttttcttttcatatttttttctttttatatgacccgttttttttttttttttatgtatagttTATTTCTTACTACTGTCTTTGTTTACTAATAATTGTATCCTGTTTACATTcatgtcttttctcttctcttttcagttTCTCACGAAGGATCCATCGAGTAGTGACGATGTTGATGGTACTATCGATattactgctgcttctgctgctgctactacgcCAGCATGTCCTCGCTCcccaacaaccactactactaatacttcatCACCAGTAACCTGCAGCTCTCAAACTACTATTTCTATACCACCACGAACTCCATCTCCAACACCTACCATCacgtctactactactgttacaccACCACAAAGTCCACGCTCACCAACGCTTACCATCACGTCAACTACAACTGCTTCACCACCACTAAGTCCACGCTCACTAACGCTTACCATTTCGTCTACTACAACtgcttcaccaccactaactccaCGCTCTCCAACTTCTACTGTTTCTACTATTACACCACTAACCCCACGCTCTCCAGCCAGTATTGCTACTACACCACTAACTCCACGGTCCCCaaccactcctactactactcctacaacTAGAACACCACTATTCCCATCATCAGAGAATCTTGTCTTCACCTACCCTTCATCCCCcacgtccctctcctccttcaccttcccttcaccagAACCCACAGCCACACTACAACGCAGAGCTAAATCCTTATCGACCCATCATATCTCTTCTCATTCCCCttcgttctctccttcctatcacgttctctctcctcctccttcctctcccagcgaaagaagggaagaacacCAACACTTCTTCTCCACGAttaaagaaggaatgaggaattTTGGACGAAGGAACAGTctcaggaaaaagaagaagaaaaagagaccaGAAATTGGGGAGCCGCAGGATTTCAGGACCTTGACATCCACTACGAGTATCAAGCCTGATGCTGATCCGTGGAGTAAGGCGGTGGAGAAGTGAACAGTGGATCAATGAGTGAAGTAGAGAAGGATTGAAACACCTTATCTCGATCTCTTTGAGTTTGACAAGctgtagaatttttttttttggatttttaagggtgttttcacgatGAAATTGGTAGTCTAACAAAGATTtcacaaggattctgcatcatcagtgggaaAAAAGGGTAGAAAATCCATCAAATCATCCTTTATAGAGGATTGGCACACCTCATTTCAACTTCTTTTTGCTTAATAGTGGAAGTTACAAGGAGTTTTAAGCATGTTTTCATTATGGGGGTGATGGTTCAACAAGCATTCTACATCATGAACAGGAAAAACAGCTCGGAGAGAGAAGGACTGAATATCTTATCTCGATCTCTTTGGTTCGGCAGACTATACTGGAAATTACCGggagttttaagggtgttttcatgatgggAGTGAAAGTTTAAAAGGGATTCAGCATCATCAATGGCAAAACTCATAAAAATCCAGCAAATTATATTAGATAGAGGATTGAAACACCTTATCCCGATCTTTTGgcttaacaggctgtagtggaagttactgagagtTTTAAGGGCGTTTTCATGAAGGGAGTGGTAGTTTAATAAGGTTTCTGCGTCatgaacaggaaaaacactcataaaaaacacagctaatcatctctgtggcctttgaaaacagttcctATGAGAGCCTGAAGTATTTCAAATTACGAACACAAGGAATACAATAACGTTACAGAATTAGAAACTATAAAATGATAGGTTACAAGGAAATACAGCAccgtatgtacatatatatactcgtagaaTTGAAGTACAAAATATTATGTAAGATGAAGAAAAGCcacagtaaaaaagaaaataaatgaagaaataagagaatatAACAGAATTACAAGAAACACTAAttgagaaaacaagagaatgagcagcaaaataaaacgaagaacaaagaataaagaaaaaaaaaagaaagagaagaaagattaaacaacagaaaagaagaataggagaaggagaatgaaggagaaacatGGAAACAACatacaagacgaaaaaaagaaaagaaaaaaataacaacgaaaaagaagagagagaagataaaaggacaaatacgagtataagggtgaaggaaggagaataaagacgAGACGAAAGGACAAAATACAAGACGGCAAAACAAAGAGGAGcttgataaagagagaaagaa
Proteins encoded in this region:
- the LOC135109748 gene encoding mucin-2-like isoform X4; translation: MALESLKEVCNDLSTLGTPQTEGRSVRPKINKSRIKSIDFQLSNQSSSSFGAGQQVEEKPRPRKDSGYSFTIDNLEKEMKNLLDMFLTKDPSSSDDVDGTIDITAASAAATTPACPRSPTTTTTNTSSPVTCSSQTTISIPPRTPSPTPTITSTTTVTPPQSPRSPTLTITSTTTASPPLSPRSLTLTISSTTTASPPLTPRSPTSTVSTITPLTPRSPASIATTPLTPRSPTTPTTTPTTRTPLFPSSENLVFTYPSSPTSLSSFTFPSPEPTATLQRRAKSLSTHHISSHSPSFSPSYHVLSPPPSSPSERREEHQHFFSTIKEGMRNFGRRNSLRKKKKKKRPEIGEPQDFRTLTSTTSIKPDADPWSKAVEK
- the LOC135109748 gene encoding mucin-2-like isoform X1 — its product is MTMIPLDNIDELVRETQASSFTTITATTTEGGAENLDDLLLSLEAFQEDCRKRLSHLTERKDAMREPGVVTTEEECYTDAVKEEENVESGSEKGDKREEIKEERKTEEEEEEEEEEEEVRMALESLKEVCNDLSTLGTPQTEGRSVRPKINKSRIKSIDFQLSNQSSSSFGAGQQVEEKPRPRKDSGYSFTIDNLEKEMKNLLDMFLTKDPSSSDDVDGTIDITAASAAATTPACPRSPTTTTTNTSSPVTCSSQTTISIPPRTPSPTPTITSTTTVTPPQSPRSPTLTITSTTTASPPLSPRSLTLTISSTTTASPPLTPRSPTSTVSTITPLTPRSPASIATTPLTPRSPTTPTTTPTTRTPLFPSSENLVFTYPSSPTSLSSFTFPSPEPTATLQRRAKSLSTHHISSHSPSFSPSYHVLSPPPSSPSERREEHQHFFSTIKEGMRNFGRRNSLRKKKKKKRPEIGEPQDFRTLTSTTSIKPDADPWSKAVEK
- the LOC135109748 gene encoding mucin-2-like isoform X3, translating into MREPGVVTTEEECYTDAVKEEENVESGSEKGDKREEIKEERKTEEEEEEEEEEEEVRMALESLKEVCNDLSTLGTPQTEGRSVRPKINKSRIKSIDFQLSNQSSSSFGAGQQVEEKPRPRKDSGYSFTIDNLEKEMKNLLDMFLTKDPSSSDDVDGTIDITAASAAATTPACPRSPTTTTTNTSSPVTCSSQTTISIPPRTPSPTPTITSTTTVTPPQSPRSPTLTITSTTTASPPLSPRSLTLTISSTTTASPPLTPRSPTSTVSTITPLTPRSPASIATTPLTPRSPTTPTTTPTTRTPLFPSSENLVFTYPSSPTSLSSFTFPSPEPTATLQRRAKSLSTHHISSHSPSFSPSYHVLSPPPSSPSERREEHQHFFSTIKEGMRNFGRRNSLRKKKKKKRPEIGEPQDFRTLTSTTSIKPDADPWSKAVEK
- the LOC135109748 gene encoding proteoglycan 4-like isoform X2, whose product is MTMIPLDNIDELVRETQASSFTTITATTTEGGAENLDDLLLSLEAFQEDCRKRLSHLTERKDAMREPGVVTTEEECYTDAVKEEENVESGSEKGDKREEIKEERKTEEEEEEEEEEEEVRMALESLKEVCNDLSTLGTPQTGRSVRPKINKSRIKSIDFQLSNQSSSSFGAGQQVEEKPRPRKDSGYSFTIDNLEKEMKNLLDMFLTKDPSSSDDVDGTIDITAASAAATTPACPRSPTTTTTNTSSPVTCSSQTTISIPPRTPSPTPTITSTTTVTPPQSPRSPTLTITSTTTASPPLSPRSLTLTISSTTTASPPLTPRSPTSTVSTITPLTPRSPASIATTPLTPRSPTTPTTTPTTRTPLFPSSENLVFTYPSSPTSLSSFTFPSPEPTATLQRRAKSLSTHHISSHSPSFSPSYHVLSPPPSSPSERREEHQHFFSTIKEGMRNFGRRNSLRKKKKKKRPEIGEPQDFRTLTSTTSIKPDADPWSKAVEK